ACGAGATCGCCGCCGGGCTGCGCCGGTACCTGGGCGGGCAGGCGGGCAGTTAATGGAGCACGGACCGGAACCGCGAAGCGTTTCCGTCAAGACACGATCGGCTCTAAACCTCGAGCCGCTGGCCCGAGCCGGGATCGAAGATGTGCAGGCGCGCGGGCTCGACGGAGAGCGGCAAAAGGTCCCCGGGTTTGGCGGAAAAAAGCCCGTCGAAGCGCGCGGTCAGCGTCTTCCGATCGGTGCCGAAGTGGCCGTGAACCAGGGTATCGGCGCCCAGCTGCTCGACCACGTCGGCCTTCAGACGAGCCAGACCGCGGTCCTCCTCGGTCAGAAAAAAATGCTCGGGGCGAATGCCGAGGGTGATCTCGCGCCCCTTGAGCCGTGCCGGAGCGGCCAGGGGTAGGCGGTCGCCTCCGGGCAGCTCTACGGCCGTCCCGTCGTCCGCTATGCGGGCGGCCATCAGGTTCATGGCGGGCGAGCCGATAAAGCCCGCAACGAAGGTCGAGGCCGGCCGCTTATAGAGCTCCATGGGGCTGCCCAACTGCTCCACCCGCCCCTCGTTGAGTACCAGCAGGCGGTGGCCCAGGGTCATGGCCTCGACCTGGTCGTGGGTAACGTAGACGCTGGTGATCCCCAGGTCGGCCTGCAGCCGCTTGATCTCGATACGCATCTGGACGCGCAGCTTGGCGTCGAGGTTGGACAGCGGCTCGTCGAACAGGAAGGCGCTCGGCTCGCGCACAAGCGCGCGCCCCATGGCCACCCTTTGGCGCTGCCCGCCGGAGAGCTGGCGCGGTTTGCGCTGGAGCAGGTCCTCGGTCAGCTCGAGGATCTGCGCCGCCTTCTTGACCCGCTGCTCGATCTCGCCTCTGGGCAGGCGCCGGATC
This genomic interval from Kiloniellales bacterium contains the following:
- a CDS encoding sn-glycerol-3-phosphate import ATP-binding protein UgpC produces the protein MAGVALAGVRKVYPNGFKAIHGVDIDIADGEFVVLVGPSGCGKSTLLRMIAGLESISEGTISIDGRIVNQLEPAERDIAMVFQNYALYPHMSVFDNMAYGLKIRRLPRGEIEQRVKKAAQILELTEDLLQRKPRQLSGGQRQRVAMGRALVREPSAFLFDEPLSNLDAKLRVQMRIEIKRLQADLGITSVYVTHDQVEAMTLGHRLLVLNEGRVEQLGSPMELYKRPASTFVAGFIGSPAMNLMAARIADDGTAVELPGGDRLPLAAPARLKGREITLGIRPEHFFLTEEDRGLARLKADVVEQLGADTLVHGHFGTDRKTLTARFDGLFSAKPGDLLPLSVEPARLHIFDPGSGQRLEV